A part of Emys orbicularis isolate rEmyOrb1 chromosome 13, rEmyOrb1.hap1, whole genome shotgun sequence genomic DNA contains:
- the LOC135888066 gene encoding putative olfactory receptor 2B3, giving the protein MEEERGNGSSQWEFILLGVSDQRRLEMLLFVVFLVLYIMNLVGNLAIIVVLWLEPCLHTPMYFFLSNLSFLDLCYTTSTVPQMLMNFRSTHKSITWAGCVAQLYIFLSLGCTECLLLAVMAYDRYVAICQPLRYTIVMSRRLCLQMAATVWLSGFSNSMLQTILTVRLPRCGRNRVDHFFCEVPALLKLACVNTSTTEAELFAVSAIFLLVPLGLILVSYGYIVAAVLRIRSAQGRLKAFNTCASHLAVVSLFYGTAIFMYLQPPSSYSQDRGKMVSLFYGIIAPTLNSLIYTLRNKDVHGALRRVLGRLFGSKRT; this is encoded by the exons ATGGAG GAGGAAAGAGGGAACGGGAGCTCTCAGTGGGAATTCATCCTATTGGGGGTCTCTGACCAACGACGCCTGGAGATGCTGCTTTTCGTGGTCTTTCTGGTCTTGTACATCATGAACCTGGTCGGGAACCTGGCCATCATTGTGGTCTTGTGGCTGGAACCCTGTCTCCACACCCCTATGTATTTCTTCCTCAGCAACCTCTCTTTCCTGGACCTTTGCTACACCACCAGCACCGTTCCTCAGATGCTGATGAACTTCCGCAGCACCCACAAGTCCATCACCTGGGCTGGCTGCGTGGCCCAGCTCTATATCTTCCTCTCGCTGGGCTGCAccgagtgcctcctgctggccgtcatGGCCTATGACCGCTACGTCGCCATCTGCCAGCCACTGCGCTACACAATTGTCATGAGCCGCCGCCTCTGCCTGCAGATGGCGGCCACCGTCTGGTTGAGCGGCTTCAGCAACTCCATGCTGCAGACCATCCTGACCGTGCGGCTGCCCCGGTGTGGGCGGAACCGGGTCGACCACTTCTTCTGCGaggtgccggccctgctcaagcTGGCCTGTGTTAACACCTCCACTACCGAGGCCGAGCTTTTTGCTGTGAGTGCGATCTTCCTGCTGGTGCCGCTGGGCCTCATCCTGGTCTCCTACGGCTACATCGTCGCTGCTGTGCTGAGGATTCGCTCGGCCCAGGGCAGGCTCAAAGCCTTCAACACCTGCGCCTCCCACCTGGCCGTGGTGTCGCTCTTCTACGGCACGGCCATTTTCATGTATCTACAGCCTCCGTCCAGCTACTCCCAGGACCGGGGCAAGATGGTCTCCCTCTTCTATGGCATCATTGCCCCCACGCTGAACTCACTGATCTACACGCTGAGGAACAAGGATGTGCACGGGGCCCTAAGGAGGGTGCTGGGGAGGCTATTCGGGAGTAAGAGGACATGA